From Bombyx mori chromosome 26, ASM3026992v2, one genomic window encodes:
- the LOC101737464 gene encoding facilitated trehalose transporter Tret1 isoform X2, translated as MSGGRVARCCWRGAFGLEARWRKASLSFACDSRDGRTFTSLHNRAYVSSYLSNHIGRKYCFILGGFIYCFSYLILTLAVSTSMIIAGRLLVGFSLGFIQILIYIYVGEITSPNIRGIIMTSLSIFQCTGCLIGFCLGPYLSYLQFGFVPIILIIIFIALSFFLNESPVYFVIKGDEESAKKALNYFGRSKDVNYELKIMLQNAKENAQGKRKWLELFQRSNRRALLIIIPLYIIEQASGVIAVILNATAIFKLAGSSVEPAVATMIVGVTNLTGSLISPFVVDRYGRKVLLLFSAGGCCLAMTALGTYFYFRQMFPESVGSLGWLPLTALVAALFTYSVGLTIIPHALAGEMFSPKMRGLGTSLGLTVANGSGLITTSIYSYLAVNVGIHYAFWMFAVFDLVGVIFTIYVVPETKGKSLSDINAMLAK; from the exons ATGTCGGGAGGGCGCGTGGCGAGATGTTGTTGGAGGGGCGCGTTTGGGCTCGAGGCGCGTTGGCGCAAGGCATCGCTCTCTTTTGCTTGCGACAGTCGGGACGGACGGACGTTCACATCGTTGCACAAtc GTGCATACGTTTCCAGTTACTTATCAAATCATATTGGtcgtaaatattgttttatactTGGCgggtttatttattgtttttcgtATTTAATATTAACTTTGGCGGTGTCCACGAGTATGATAATTGCTGGACGTCTCCTCGTCGGCTTCAGTTTGGGCTTCATACAAATactcatttatatatatgtcggagagaTTAC ATCGCCAAATATTAGAGGAATTATTATGACGTCATTGAGCATTTTCCAATGCACAGGTTGTTTGATCGGCTTCTGTTTGGGTCCGTACCTCTCCTACCTCCAGTTTGGATTCGTgcctataattttaataataatattcattgcGCTCAGCTTCTTCTTGAACGAATCTCCagtgtattttgttattaagg GCGACGAAGAATCAGCCAAAAAGGCTCTAAATTACTTTGGTCGCAGCAAAGATGTAAATTACGAACTGAAAATTATGCTTCAAAATGCAAAAGAGAACGCACAAGGAAAAAGGAAATGGCTTGAACTGTTTCAGAGGAGTAACAGAAGAGCACTCCTGATTATTATTCCATTATATATAATCGAACAAGCAAGCGGTGTTATAGCTGTTATATTAAATGCAACAGCAATTTTCAAATTAGCCGGCTCATCAGTTGAACCGGCAGTTGCGACCATGATAGTTGGCGTTACTAATCTGACGGGAAGCTTAATCTCGCCATTTGTCGTGGATAGGTATGGAAGGAAGGTGCTTTTGTTGTTTTCAGCAGGAGGGTGCTGTCTGGCAATG acTGCTTTAggaacttatttttattttcgacaAATGTTTCCGGAGTCTGTTGGATCCCTGGGCTGGTTACCGCTTACTGCTTTAGTTGCAGCTCTGTTTACGTACAGCGTTG GTCTGACAATAATACCACACGCTCTAGCAGGGGAAATGTTTAGTCCGAAAATGCGTGGGCTAGGCACCTCTCTAGGTTTGACAGTCGCCAATGGCTCCGGTCTGATAACCACCAGCATTTATTCTTACCTAGCAGTAAACGTCGGCATCCATTACGCTTTCTGGATGTTCGCTGTCTTTGACTTGGTTGGCGTCATCTTCACCATCTATGTCGTGCCGGAGACCAAAGGAAAAAGCTTATCTGACATTAACGCTATGCTAGCAAAATAA
- the LOC101737464 gene encoding facilitated trehalose transporter Tret1 isoform X3, whose amino-acid sequence MIIAGRLLVGFSLGFIQILIYIYVGEITSPNIRGIIMTSLSIFQCTGCLIGFCLGPYLSYLQFGFVPIILIIIFIALSFFLNESPVYFVIKGDEESAKKALNYFGRSKDVNYELKIMLQNAKENAQGKRKWLELFQRSNRRALLIIIPLYIIEQASGVIAVILNATAIFKLAGSSVEPAVATMIVGVTNLTGSLISPFVVDRYGRKVLLLFSAGGCCLAMTALGTYFYFRQMFPESVGSLGWLPLTALVAALFTYSVGLTIIPHALAGEMFSPKMRGLGTSLGLTVANGSGLITTSIYSYLAVNVGIHYAFWMFAVFDLVGVIFTIYVVPETKGKSLSDINAMLAK is encoded by the exons ATGATAATTGCTGGACGTCTCCTCGTCGGCTTCAGTTTGGGCTTCATACAAATactcatttatatatatgtcggagagaTTAC ATCGCCAAATATTAGAGGAATTATTATGACGTCATTGAGCATTTTCCAATGCACAGGTTGTTTGATCGGCTTCTGTTTGGGTCCGTACCTCTCCTACCTCCAGTTTGGATTCGTgcctataattttaataataatattcattgcGCTCAGCTTCTTCTTGAACGAATCTCCagtgtattttgttattaagg GCGACGAAGAATCAGCCAAAAAGGCTCTAAATTACTTTGGTCGCAGCAAAGATGTAAATTACGAACTGAAAATTATGCTTCAAAATGCAAAAGAGAACGCACAAGGAAAAAGGAAATGGCTTGAACTGTTTCAGAGGAGTAACAGAAGAGCACTCCTGATTATTATTCCATTATATATAATCGAACAAGCAAGCGGTGTTATAGCTGTTATATTAAATGCAACAGCAATTTTCAAATTAGCCGGCTCATCAGTTGAACCGGCAGTTGCGACCATGATAGTTGGCGTTACTAATCTGACGGGAAGCTTAATCTCGCCATTTGTCGTGGATAGGTATGGAAGGAAGGTGCTTTTGTTGTTTTCAGCAGGAGGGTGCTGTCTGGCAATG acTGCTTTAggaacttatttttattttcgacaAATGTTTCCGGAGTCTGTTGGATCCCTGGGCTGGTTACCGCTTACTGCTTTAGTTGCAGCTCTGTTTACGTACAGCGTTG GTCTGACAATAATACCACACGCTCTAGCAGGGGAAATGTTTAGTCCGAAAATGCGTGGGCTAGGCACCTCTCTAGGTTTGACAGTCGCCAATGGCTCCGGTCTGATAACCACCAGCATTTATTCTTACCTAGCAGTAAACGTCGGCATCCATTACGCTTTCTGGATGTTCGCTGTCTTTGACTTGGTTGGCGTCATCTTCACCATCTATGTCGTGCCGGAGACCAAAGGAAAAAGCTTATCTGACATTAACGCTATGCTAGCAAAATAA